A genomic segment from Alphaproteobacteria bacterium encodes:
- a CDS encoding STAS domain-containing protein has protein sequence MILKICTLFPLGIALRNSLKKGYNFQTFKSDLSAGFIVSLVALPLAMALSIAVGLPPQHGLYTAIVAGIIVPLLGGSIPQVTGPTAAFVVIVAPIVTTYGLRGLLIATILAGILLIIFGMVKLGRYINYIPYPVTTGFTSAIAVVIATLALNDFLGLGINQLQGNYVDKVLLIINAIPSFHWQETLIGMVSLIIMLTSKWFIPKIPGPIVGISMGAILAYLLAQNGFDIATIGNRFSYFLSNGEIRYGIPPFSPTFHFFGLDHSKLFALPTFQEIRHLIIPALVIATLGALESLLSAVVADGLTGSKHHPNAELMAVGIGNILSGLALGIPATGAIARTATNIHHGVKTPLASSFHAVMLLGYVMLFAPIMSYIPMASLAALLLVVAYHMSHYKQFVRTIKIAPLSDTIVLLTCFSLTVFTDMVIGITAGVILSCFLFIQHIARLTQSQISHGAINHHPHSKHFNLPNDVMIYHINGSIFFGTIEKAFDRTGFIQDHISTLIIDMQNVPFIDMSGLVAMKTMILDFQRKDRKIILCGHSHIIGKILQKLPYHIQKIIYAVETLDQAVILLKQK, from the coding sequence ATGATATTAAAAATTTGTACTCTATTTCCTTTGGGTATTGCTCTTAGAAATTCTTTGAAAAAGGGTTATAATTTCCAAACCTTTAAAAGTGATTTAAGTGCTGGTTTTATTGTGTCATTGGTAGCTTTACCTTTAGCCATGGCTTTATCGATTGCGGTTGGCCTTCCTCCGCAGCATGGTCTTTATACAGCGATTGTTGCAGGAATTATTGTACCATTGCTTGGTGGTTCTATTCCTCAAGTTACTGGTCCAACAGCAGCCTTTGTTGTTATTGTTGCGCCTATTGTTACTACTTATGGACTGCGAGGGTTGCTTATTGCAACCATTCTTGCTGGTATTTTATTAATTATTTTTGGAATGGTGAAGTTGGGTCGTTATATTAATTATATACCTTACCCTGTCACCACTGGTTTTACATCTGCTATTGCTGTAGTTATTGCAACTTTGGCTCTTAATGATTTTTTGGGATTAGGTATTAATCAATTACAAGGTAATTATGTTGATAAAGTTTTATTGATTATTAATGCTATACCTTCTTTCCATTGGCAAGAGACATTGATTGGTATGGTGTCTCTTATCATTATGTTGACTTCGAAATGGTTTATACCTAAGATTCCAGGACCTATAGTGGGTATTAGTATGGGTGCTATTTTAGCTTATCTTTTGGCCCAGAATGGATTTGATATTGCAACAATTGGCAATCGCTTTAGTTACTTTCTTTCCAATGGAGAAATAAGATATGGCATACCACCTTTTTCTCCAACTTTTCATTTCTTTGGATTAGATCATTCTAAATTATTTGCCTTACCAACTTTTCAAGAAATTCGCCATTTAATTATACCTGCTTTAGTCATTGCTACACTTGGTGCTTTAGAATCCTTGCTTTCAGCTGTGGTTGCCGATGGTTTGACAGGAAGCAAACACCATCCCAATGCGGAATTAATGGCTGTAGGTATAGGAAATATTTTATCAGGTTTAGCTTTAGGGATTCCTGCAACCGGCGCAATTGCCAGAACAGCAACCAATATTCATCATGGAGTTAAAACACCTTTAGCTTCTTCCTTTCATGCTGTTATGCTTTTAGGATATGTTATGTTATTTGCGCCTATTATGTCTTATATACCTATGGCATCCTTGGCAGCCTTGTTACTTGTTGTTGCATATCATATGTCCCATTATAAGCAATTTGTTCGTACTATTAAGATTGCACCACTTAGTGATACGATTGTTTTACTTACTTGTTTTAGTTTAACAGTATTTACAGATATGGTTATAGGAATAACTGCTGGGGTTATTCTTTCATGCTTTTTATTTATTCAACATATTGCAAGATTAACCCAATCACAAATTAGTCATGGTGCTATAAATCATCATCCACATTCAAAACATTTTAATCTTCCTAATGATGTAATGATTTATCATATCAATGGATCAATCTTTTTTGGCACTATTGAAAAAGCATTTGATCGTACTGGTTTTATCCAGGATCATATTTCCACATTAATTATTGATATGCAAAATGTACCTTTTATTGATATGAGTGGTTTGGTTGCAATGAAAACAATGATTTTAGACTTTCAAAGAAAAGATAGAAAAATTATCCTTTGTGGTCATTCACATATAATAGGAAAGATTTTGCAGAAATTGCCTTATCATATTCAAAAAATAATTTATGCAGTTGAAACTTTAGATCAAGCTGTCATCCTATTAAAACAAAAATAA
- a CDS encoding CopG family transcriptional regulator: MKPRKIIKEERTARLTILVDPNKKKVFENLCNHLDVTPSQVLRQMIRDFLNKHNVIWKTKNE; the protein is encoded by the coding sequence ATGAAACCTAGAAAAATAATTAAAGAAGAAAGAACAGCACGTCTTACAATCCTTGTTGATCCCAACAAGAAAAAAGTATTTGAAAATTTATGTAACCATTTGGATGTAACTCCCTCGCAGGTACTGCGCCAAATGATCCGCGATTTTTTAAATAAACATAACGTTATTTGGAAGACAAAAAATGAATAA
- a CDS encoding DUF167 domain-containing protein → MIETKTIAVRLIPKASSNRIGNMRLLPNGEERLIIYVTAIPDQNQANNAMLRLLAKYLKVPQSHLAIIQGH, encoded by the coding sequence ATGATTGAAACAAAAACTATTGCTGTTCGTTTAATTCCTAAAGCTTCATCTAACCGTATTGGGAATATGCGTCTTTTACCTAATGGTGAAGAAAGATTAATTATTTATGTCACAGCAATACCGGATCAAAACCAAGCCAATAATGCGATGCTTCGTTTATTAGCAAAATATTTGAAAGTGCCACAATCACATTTAGCAATAATTCAAGGCCATTAA
- a CDS encoding J domain-containing protein has product MAKNPYEILGVAKNASDADIKSAFRKLAKKYHPDLNPGKKDIEVKFKEITTAYDLLSDKEKRASYDRGDIDMEGQPTQQQFYRDYAQGPQARRYSYQSSGQRPDIDLDDLFGSFFKSRQGNYDEYHPDFNRGSADTHYTIEIDFLEAAKGGSKQVTLPDGRNLSITIPEGIEEGKQLRLKGQGGKNSRGQNGDAYIEIHIKSHPFYTRKGNDIYTEIPIGFHESILGSKIQVPTIHGSVDMTIPKGANSGASLRLKGKGIKGADQFVKLKIVMPPTIDSDLEQIIKQWSNKHSYNPRQTRG; this is encoded by the coding sequence ATGGCAAAAAATCCATATGAAATTTTAGGCGTGGCTAAAAATGCAAGTGATGCAGACATAAAATCTGCTTTTCGTAAACTTGCCAAAAAATACCATCCAGATTTAAATCCGGGTAAAAAAGATATTGAGGTAAAATTTAAAGAAATTACCACGGCCTATGATCTTTTATCTGATAAAGAAAAACGTGCATCTTACGATCGGGGTGATATTGATATGGAAGGACAACCCACCCAACAGCAATTTTATCGGGATTATGCCCAGGGACCACAGGCAAGACGGTATTCCTATCAATCAAGTGGTCAAAGACCAGATATTGATTTAGATGATTTATTTGGGTCATTTTTTAAAAGCAGGCAAGGTAATTATGATGAATATCACCCTGACTTTAACCGCGGGTCTGCAGATACACATTATACCATTGAAATTGATTTCCTAGAAGCAGCTAAGGGTGGGAGCAAACAAGTAACCCTTCCCGATGGACGTAACCTTAGCATCACAATTCCTGAGGGTATTGAAGAGGGAAAACAATTGCGTCTCAAAGGTCAAGGGGGCAAAAATTCCCGTGGGCAAAATGGTGATGCCTATATTGAAATTCATATCAAGTCCCACCCCTTTTATACCCGTAAGGGAAATGATATTTATACAGAAATTCCCATAGGATTTCATGAAAGCATATTGGGCAGTAAAATTCAGGTCCCTACCATTCATGGGTCTGTTGATATGACCATACCCAAGGGTGCCAATAGCGGGGCAAGTTTACGGTTAAAAGGGAAAGGTATTAAAGGCGCAGATCAATTTGTAAAATTAAAAATTGTAATGCCCCCAACAATTGATTCTGATTTAGAACAAATAATTAAACAATGGTCAAACAAGCACAGTTATAATCCACGCCAAACCAGAGGATAA
- a CDS encoding chaperone modulator CbpM: MITIDEVLLKLENNLGQVTLDRVTLENYIDRDWVRPIVEHHVFYFEEIDIYRIKLVHQLHHELMINDNEMDIILNLLDQVYELRSCIKTVKSAIDHQPKDIQEKIYSYLQKHE, translated from the coding sequence ATGATCACAATTGACGAAGTTTTATTAAAATTAGAAAATAATTTGGGCCAGGTGACGTTAGACCGGGTAACATTAGAAAATTACATTGATCGTGACTGGGTGCGTCCTATTGTTGAGCATCACGTCTTTTATTTTGAAGAAATTGATATTTATCGTATCAAACTGGTCCATCAATTACATCACGAATTAATGATCAATGATAATGAGATGGATATTATTTTAAATTTATTAGATCAGGTTTATGAATTACGCTCTTGTATTAAAACAGTAAAATCCGCAATTGATCACCAACCTAAAGATATCCAAGAAAAAATATATTCTTATCTACAAAAACATGAATAA
- a CDS encoding histidine phosphatase family protein: MTLVHKSFYFMRHGETDWNKQHRPMGQQDIDLNDRGLQQAKDSIGLLHNIKFTTIVTSPLKRAHQTAEIITRSIPKPIHIIDELKECSWGSIEGKVHHDESWFEQWSQNGYINDAEIFNDFSKRVIDGLNHALQLPGPILVVAHGGVYWAIHKTLSMPFVNLPNCTPVYFQSPIQPNLSWMVCNLHDEGFE, from the coding sequence ATGACCTTAGTTCATAAATCATTTTATTTTATGCGGCATGGGGAAACGGATTGGAATAAACAACATCGTCCCATGGGCCAGCAAGATATTGATCTCAATGATCGTGGTTTGCAGCAAGCCAAAGATTCAATTGGGTTATTACACAACATTAAATTCACCACCATTGTTACCAGCCCGTTGAAACGTGCCCATCAAACCGCAGAAATTATTACCCGATCAATTCCAAAACCCATTCATATTATTGATGAATTGAAAGAATGTTCTTGGGGATCGATTGAGGGTAAGGTCCACCATGATGAATCCTGGTTCGAACAGTGGAGCCAGAATGGATATATAAATGATGCTGAAATATTCAATGATTTTAGCAAACGTGTTATTGATGGATTAAATCATGCCCTGCAATTACCTGGTCCCATTTTGGTTGTAGCCCATGGGGGTGTTTATTGGGCCATTCATAAAACATTATCCATGCCCTTTGTTAATTTACCAAATTGCACCCCGGTTTATTTCCAGTCCCCTATCCAGCCTAACCTATCTTGGATGGTATGCAATCTACATGATGAAGGGTTTGAATGA
- a CDS encoding TMEM175 family protein — protein sequence MNTTRLEAFSDGVIAIIITIMVLELKVPHGESFAELQPLVPTMLSYVLSFVYVGMYWNNHHHLLRAADKINGMILWTNLHLLFWLSLIPFTTGWMGENHFAPLPVALYGFVLFMAAVAYNILTVSLLHLHNRSAMITKALEKNYKGIISAIIYAGAMLLSFVYPWISVILYAAVAVMWIIPDRKIEEQVEKHPE from the coding sequence ATGAACACAACACGGCTTGAGGCATTTAGCGATGGTGTAATTGCCATCATTATCACCATCATGGTTTTGGAATTGAAGGTACCCCATGGTGAGTCTTTTGCTGAATTGCAACCTTTGGTCCCTACTATGTTAAGTTATGTTTTAAGTTTCGTTTACGTAGGTATGTATTGGAATAATCACCATCATTTATTGCGCGCTGCCGATAAAATTAATGGGATGATTTTGTGGACAAATCTACATTTGTTATTCTGGTTATCGCTTATACCTTTTACAACAGGATGGATGGGTGAAAATCATTTTGCCCCCTTGCCTGTGGCCCTTTATGGATTTGTGCTATTTATGGCGGCTGTTGCATATAATATCTTGACTGTATCTTTGCTTCATCTCCATAACAGAAGTGCCATGATAACCAAAGCCCTTGAAAAAAATTACAAAGGTATTATCTCTGCAATAATCTATGCAGGTGCAATGCTTTTATCATTTGTTTATCCATGGATTTCGGTTATTTTATATGCTGCTGTGGCAGTAATGTGGATTATCCCTGATCGTAAAATAGAAGAACAAGTGGAAAAACATCCTGAATAG
- a CDS encoding pirin family protein, with the protein MIKIRKSNDRGETKINWLHGKHSFSFGGYQDVNHMGFGHLRVINEDIVKPGMGFAPHSHQNMEIITYILDGKLEHKDSLGNGSIIVPGDVQRMSAGTGITHSEFNPQKDHLVHLLQIWIIPNQQDITPSYEQKNFSHKRKNNQLTLLVSQDGRNDSLRIHQDASMSVLDLDANQSFSHTIEKDRLLWVQMASGQAVINQHMVNQGDGIAIRDEKDLIFKADQKSEILIFDLAA; encoded by the coding sequence ATGATAAAAATACGTAAATCAAATGACCGTGGTGAAACCAAAATTAATTGGCTTCATGGTAAACATAGTTTCAGTTTTGGTGGATACCAAGACGTTAATCATATGGGTTTTGGTCATTTACGTGTGATTAATGAAGATATTGTTAAACCAGGCATGGGATTTGCCCCCCATTCCCATCAAAATATGGAAATTATTACCTATATCCTTGATGGTAAATTGGAACATAAAGATTCATTAGGTAATGGATCAATTATTGTACCGGGTGATGTCCAGCGGATGAGTGCAGGCACCGGTATCACCCACAGCGAATTTAATCCCCAAAAAGATCATCTTGTTCATTTATTACAAATTTGGATTATTCCTAACCAACAAGACATAACCCCATCCTATGAACAAAAGAATTTTTCACATAAACGAAAAAATAATCAATTAACTCTTTTAGTATCTCAAGATGGGCGTAACGATAGTTTACGTATACATCAAGATGCTTCTATGTCTGTATTGGATTTAGATGCCAATCAATCTTTTAGCCATACAATAGAAAAAGATCGACTATTATGGGTTCAGATGGCATCGGGTCAGGCTGTTATTAATCAACATATGGTTAATCAAGGTGATGGAATAGCTATTCGCGATGAAAAGGATTTAATTTTCAAAGCAGATCAAAAATCAGAAATTCTTATTTTTGATTTAGCAGCCTAA
- a CDS encoding four-helix bundle copper-binding protein: protein MNMKLDPTHIKECISLCWDCRTECEETLYNHCLVVGGKHAESRHVKLMTDCIQICQTTADFMVRNSESYLSVVNVCADVCEACAEACEQIGGEKMNHCANLCRLCAQSCRAFNKQNKKDVKVAST, encoded by the coding sequence ATGAATATGAAACTGGATCCTACACATATTAAAGAATGCATTTCTCTTTGTTGGGATTGCCGCACAGAATGCGAAGAAACACTTTATAATCATTGTCTTGTTGTGGGTGGCAAACATGCAGAGAGCCGGCATGTTAAATTGATGACAGATTGTATTCAAATATGTCAAACAACAGCAGATTTTATGGTACGTAATTCAGAATCATATTTATCTGTGGTAAATGTTTGCGCCGATGTTTGTGAAGCATGTGCCGAAGCATGTGAACAAATTGGGGGTGAAAAGATGAACCATTGTGCTAATCTGTGTCGCCTTTGTGCCCAATCATGCCGTGCATTTAATAAGCAAAATAAAAAAGATGTTAAAGTTGCCAGCACATAA
- a CDS encoding WYL domain-containing protein, giving the protein MGRNADKIRINRLDELLALLKSDDFFTANELARKIGVSHRTLMRDLDLLKNKGIPIESSLGRGGGIRLYKYWSIGKINFDYYEIVDLLLSLAIMEKIGSKIFLTHLKTVRNKIYAIFPSVQKDKILSLRKRILIGNQASLNVVHKYKQPSSSIIYKIHEAFFGMKNLMIYYVDEDNKKTRRVVEPQYLFLNWPVWYLLTWDHLKNDIRLFRIDRIMKADIQASNFTLHSTKLFLKFVGIYGNSI; this is encoded by the coding sequence ATGGGTCGAAATGCAGATAAAATAAGAATTAATCGTCTAGATGAATTGCTGGCATTGTTAAAATCGGATGATTTTTTTACAGCCAATGAATTAGCAAGAAAAATTGGTGTTAGTCATCGAACGTTAATGCGTGATTTGGACCTTTTAAAAAACAAAGGTATACCTATTGAATCATCTTTGGGTAGAGGAGGTGGTATCCGCCTTTATAAATATTGGAGCATTGGTAAAATTAATTTTGATTATTATGAAATAGTAGATCTTTTGCTAAGTTTAGCAATTATGGAGAAAATAGGATCAAAAATTTTTTTAACCCATTTAAAAACTGTGAGAAATAAAATTTATGCTATTTTTCCATCGGTGCAAAAAGACAAGATTCTTTCTTTAAGAAAAAGAATATTAATTGGCAATCAAGCATCTCTAAATGTTGTTCATAAATATAAACAACCTTCCTCATCAATAATATATAAAATTCATGAAGCTTTTTTCGGCATGAAAAATCTTATGATATATTATGTGGATGAAGATAATAAAAAAACACGACGTGTTGTTGAACCACAGTATTTATTTCTTAATTGGCCTGTGTGGTATTTACTTACCTGGGATCATTTAAAAAATGATATAAGATTGTTTAGAATTGATCGGATTATGAAAGCTGATATTCAAGCAAGTAATTTTACATTGCATTCGACGAAGTTGTTTTTAAAATTTGTAGGTATATATGGTAATTCAATTTAA
- a CDS encoding TfoX/Sxy family protein, translating into MKTTNSKCLSDMKNLGAVSVRQLYEIDIKTPKQLKKLGAVETWYRLKMVFGKGITLNFLYALEGAIQNCDWRKLPTHIKNNLKKTANNN; encoded by the coding sequence ATGAAAACCACTAATTCAAAATGCTTATCAGATATGAAAAACCTTGGTGCTGTTTCCGTAAGGCAACTTTATGAAATTGATATTAAAACCCCTAAACAATTAAAGAAATTGGGTGCCGTTGAAACTTGGTATCGTCTTAAAATGGTATTTGGAAAAGGAATAACTTTAAATTTTCTTTATGCTCTTGAAGGCGCTATCCAAAATTGCGATTGGAGAAAATTACCAACCCATATTAAAAATAACTTAAAGAAAACTGCTAATAATAATTAG
- a CDS encoding lysozyme inhibitor LprI family protein, translating into MVKDITHKTLLLKFCFLFLTIFSVFIYPTNIWADEEDNIIYGAEYNKCVEKAGNQSPYALAGCIQDEINKLESNVEKIYSRLLGILPNNFKSDLTRTHQAWKEYIKQSCDLWNKLENNTNEDDKMGCLFQARILWGQQLQSMYNDYKNKN; encoded by the coding sequence ATGGTCAAAGATATAACGCATAAAACTTTATTATTAAAATTTTGCTTTCTATTTTTAACAATATTTTCTGTATTTATTTACCCTACAAATATTTGGGCGGATGAAGAAGATAATATAATTTATGGTGCAGAATATAATAAATGTGTTGAAAAAGCAGGTAATCAATCCCCCTATGCTCTGGCTGGTTGTATCCAAGATGAAATAAATAAATTAGAAAGCAATGTTGAAAAAATTTATTCTCGCTTGTTAGGTATTTTACCAAACAATTTTAAAAGTGACCTAACCCGCACCCATCAGGCATGGAAAGAATATATAAAACAAAGTTGTGATTTATGGAATAAATTAGAAAATAATACAAATGAAGATGATAAAATGGGATGTCTGTTTCAAGCAAGAATCTTGTGGGGACAGCAACTTCAATCCATGTATAATGATTATAAAAATAAAAATTAG